In Alkalihalobacillus sp. TS-13, the following are encoded in one genomic region:
- a CDS encoding TAXI family TRAP transporter solute-binding subunit, with protein MKFRKLSLVIASLLAIAMVMTGCGSLGGGADADPEEISMLTGGTGGTYYPLGGEIATIMSDNTEKTVSAQASGASVENMQTLQDGEADLAFTQTDIASYAVDGKLMFEDAATDNVQAIGTLYPETIQIVVLKDSDIESVEDLKGKRVSIGDVGSGTAENAKQILEIHGLTLDDIEVENLAFDESTELMQDGDIDAAFITSGAPTGAVEGLSAQKPVRIVPVAADKAKELSDKYPFYAEDTIPAGTYGLEEDVETVAVLAMLVARADLSEDAVYNLTKAFFDNVDSVKHAKGELISPEKALNGVGIDLHPGAEKYFKEEGLK; from the coding sequence TTGTTATTGCTAGCTTACTAGCTATTGCAATGGTAATGACAGGATGCGGTTCACTTGGCGGCGGAGCAGACGCTGATCCAGAAGAAATCAGCATGCTGACAGGTGGTACGGGTGGTACATATTATCCACTTGGCGGGGAAATCGCAACCATCATGTCTGACAACACAGAGAAAACAGTATCAGCACAGGCGTCTGGTGCTTCAGTAGAAAATATGCAAACGCTTCAAGATGGGGAAGCAGATCTAGCATTCACTCAAACGGACATTGCTAGTTATGCAGTCGATGGGAAGTTGATGTTCGAAGATGCTGCAACTGATAATGTACAAGCTATCGGTACATTGTACCCTGAAACGATTCAAATCGTGGTTTTGAAAGATAGTGACATCGAGTCTGTGGAAGATCTTAAAGGGAAAAGGGTCTCGATAGGAGATGTCGGAAGTGGAACAGCAGAAAATGCAAAACAAATCCTTGAAATCCATGGACTGACTCTTGATGACATCGAAGTCGAAAACCTGGCTTTTGATGAATCAACAGAACTCATGCAGGATGGCGATATTGATGCTGCATTCATCACATCTGGAGCTCCGACAGGAGCAGTTGAAGGACTTTCAGCTCAAAAACCGGTTCGTATTGTACCAGTTGCTGCTGACAAAGCAAAAGAACTTAGCGATAAGTATCCGTTCTATGCTGAGGACACGATCCCTGCAGGGACATACGGCCTTGAAGAAGATGTCGAAACAGTAGCTGTATTGGCGATGCTTGTAGCTCGTGCGGATTTGAGTGAGGATGCAGTTTATAACTTGACCAAAGCATTCTTTGACAACGTTGATAGTGTCAAGCATGCAAAAGGCGAATTGATCAGCCCAGAAAAAGCCCTAAATGGTGTTGGAATCGATCTTCACCCAGGTGCAGAGAAATACTTTAAAGAAGAAGGCTTGAAATAA
- a CDS encoding DUF1850 domain-containing protein, which produces MEKYMKILRRLIIVIGLILIVVIPYGKVLAISFENSGKVIAYVKVDENARFHIQYTHSVHHTPVKETYKINENKEIVQTELAYKNFAIGMPSNATGEEKFVEKDGTYYITNMNRIFPYIDVRIGQIIANHTLILNNDEFPLDQVVEPGSWIRLKVQPMNLWQRLKGDEIFG; this is translated from the coding sequence ATGGAAAAATATATGAAGATTTTGCGTCGCTTGATTATCGTGATCGGGCTTATTTTAATAGTGGTTATACCTTATGGAAAAGTATTAGCCATATCTTTTGAAAATAGCGGGAAGGTCATTGCGTATGTGAAGGTGGACGAGAATGCTCGTTTTCACATTCAATACACACACTCAGTCCATCATACACCCGTAAAGGAAACTTATAAAATCAATGAAAACAAAGAAATCGTTCAAACCGAACTAGCTTATAAAAACTTTGCCATCGGCATGCCTTCTAATGCTACGGGTGAGGAAAAGTTCGTTGAAAAGGACGGGACCTATTACATTACCAATATGAATAGGATTTTCCCTTATATCGACGTTCGAATCGGACAAATCATTGCAAATCATACATTAATCTTAAACAATGATGAGTTCCCTTTGGATCAGGTTGTTGAACCAGGCAGCTGGATTCGTTTGAAGGTTCAACCTATGAATCTATGGCAACGGCTGAAAGGAGATGAGATTTTTGGATGA
- a CDS encoding TRAP transporter permease, whose translation MMAKYDPEAGFRRLTGILGWIVTILLLSFSLYQLYTSTLDRFSPQVHRSIHLGFALSLAFLLFPASKKKKAKDAKRKFQITWLDGLLATLSVVVGLYWPFNINELVQRVGRLETMDLLVGVLAIVLVLEATRRVVGLPITIIAVVFLSYAYLGPIMPGFLQHRGIGIERIIRTMFFTTEGILGTPLKVSSTFIFLFLLFGAFLVKTGVGQYFNDLAVALTGRRTGGPAKVAIFSSALQGTISGSSVANVVTSGSFTIPMMKKLGYRKEFAGAVEAAASTGGQLMPPIMGAAAFLMVEFIGGGITYWEIAKAAAIPALLYFTGIWIMTHFQAKKIGLKGLSKEEMPDRKEVLKKIYLLAPIFVVVILLMSGMSVTRAALWSIVSCIVVGAINKDTRMGPKDFAEALINGARTAIGVATATACAGIIVGVVTLTGLGLKMAGGLIDLSNGILFFTLFFTMVASIILGMGSPTTANYVITATIAAPALLALDIPDLSAHMFVFYFGIIADITPPVALAAFAAAGVSGGEPLRTGVNSAKLAIAAFIIPYIFVYSPELMMIDTTWDQTLWIVFTSVLGMIAIGAAMIGYWMRKTHWIERIVALAAGIMLIYPEGSTDLYGLAIFIGLFALQFFIKRNESDQKPQSAGA comes from the coding sequence ATGATGGCGAAATACGATCCTGAAGCCGGTTTTCGTAGATTGACAGGGATTCTGGGCTGGATTGTCACGATACTTCTATTAAGTTTTTCTTTATACCAATTATATACGTCTACCCTTGATCGCTTTTCACCACAGGTACACCGTTCCATCCACTTAGGGTTTGCTCTGTCGTTAGCTTTTTTACTGTTTCCCGCTTCTAAAAAGAAAAAGGCGAAGGATGCGAAACGAAAATTCCAGATCACATGGCTCGATGGATTGCTGGCCACATTGAGTGTAGTTGTAGGGCTCTATTGGCCATTCAATATCAATGAACTCGTCCAGCGGGTCGGACGACTTGAAACAATGGACCTCCTAGTAGGAGTCCTTGCGATTGTACTCGTACTAGAAGCGACACGTAGGGTAGTCGGGCTTCCGATTACGATTATTGCGGTGGTCTTTTTGTCTTACGCTTATTTAGGACCGATCATGCCAGGTTTCCTGCAGCATCGCGGAATTGGAATTGAACGAATCATTCGTACAATGTTCTTTACGACAGAAGGGATTCTTGGAACACCATTGAAAGTTTCGTCCACGTTCATCTTCCTGTTCTTATTATTCGGCGCGTTTTTAGTAAAAACCGGAGTCGGACAATATTTCAATGATCTAGCAGTTGCTTTGACGGGGAGACGTACCGGCGGACCAGCTAAGGTTGCGATTTTTTCAAGCGCACTTCAAGGGACGATTTCCGGAAGCTCTGTCGCAAATGTCGTAACTTCAGGTTCCTTTACGATTCCGATGATGAAGAAACTTGGTTATCGGAAAGAATTTGCAGGAGCAGTAGAAGCAGCTGCGTCTACAGGAGGTCAGTTAATGCCACCGATCATGGGGGCAGCAGCCTTTTTAATGGTCGAATTTATCGGTGGAGGGATCACATACTGGGAAATCGCAAAGGCAGCCGCGATTCCAGCTTTGCTCTATTTTACGGGAATTTGGATCATGACCCATTTCCAGGCGAAGAAAATCGGATTGAAGGGTCTCAGTAAAGAGGAAATGCCGGACCGGAAGGAAGTGCTGAAAAAGATCTATCTTTTAGCACCGATTTTCGTTGTTGTCATTTTGCTGATGTCAGGAATGAGTGTCACACGTGCTGCACTATGGTCGATCGTCTCCTGTATCGTGGTCGGAGCGATCAATAAAGATACACGGATGGGGCCGAAGGATTTTGCTGAAGCATTAATCAATGGTGCCCGTACTGCGATTGGCGTCGCAACAGCAACAGCTTGTGCTGGGATCATCGTCGGTGTCGTAACCCTGACAGGTCTGGGACTTAAGATGGCAGGCGGTCTGATCGACTTATCGAATGGCATCTTGTTTTTTACTCTATTCTTTACGATGGTGGCCTCGATCATCCTAGGTATGGGATCACCGACGACCGCAAACTATGTCATTACGGCGACAATTGCTGCACCAGCATTGTTAGCCCTGGATATTCCTGATTTATCTGCACACATGTTCGTCTTTTACTTTGGAATCATAGCGGACATTACACCACCGGTAGCTCTTGCTGCCTTCGCTGCTGCGGGGGTCTCTGGCGGCGAGCCGCTCAGGACCGGGGTGAATTCGGCAAAACTGGCCATAGCAGCCTTTATCATTCCGTATATATTCGTCTACTCCCCTGAGTTGATGATGATCGATACGACGTGGGATCAGACCCTATGGATCGTCTTTACATCCGTTCTAGGGATGATTGCAATCGGAGCGGCAATGATCGGATATTGGATGCGCAAAACTCATTGGATAGAACGGATTGTGGCGCTAGCTGCAGGTATCATGTTGATTTATCCAGAAGGTTCTACTGATTTATATGGACTAGCTATCTTTATCGGACTATTCGCTTTGCAGTTTTTCATCAAACGCAATGAATCTGATCAGAAACCTCAATCAGCAGGTGCATAA